CGCTGAAATGGTGGCTTGCTGTGGTGAAATGGCCACATCAATAACGCCACCTTGTACTAAATCGACATAAGCACCACGCTGGATCAATACCATGACCTTTTTGGCACCCATACGTTTGGCGAGCATGGCAGACATAATATTGGTTTCATCTTCATTGGTCAGAGCAATGAACACATCGACCTGCTCAATGTTTTCTTCAGTCAGGAGTTCTTGATCGGCAGCATCGCCACAGAACACGATGGTATTTTCGAGCTCTTCGGAGAGCTGCTCGGCGCGTTGATAGCTACGTTCAATAAGCTTAACGCTATATGTTTGCTCAAGTTTTCTCGCAAGACTGGCCCCGATATTGCCGCCACCAACAATCATGATCCGGCGATAAGGTTTTTCGAGACGTTGTAGCTCACTCATAATTGAGCGGATGTGGTTACTTGCCGCGACAAAGAACACTTCATCATCGGCTTCAATCACAGTGGTACCTTGTGGGCGGATTGGTCGGCCTTGGCGGAAAATCGCGGCGACACGAGTATCGATATGTGGCATATGATCGCGCAGCGCCGATAACGCATTGCCGACTAAAGGGCCGCCATAGTAGGCTTTGACTGCGACTAAACTGACTTTTTCTTCGGCAAAACTTACCACTTGTAGGGCGCCCGGATATTGAATTAATCGACCAATATAGCGGGTGACCAGTTCTTCAGGTGCAATTAAGTGATCGACAGGGACTGCGCCAGATTGAAATAAGGCTTCTTTTTCGGAAAGATATTGCGGTGAACGGATACGTGCTACGCGGTTAGGCGTATTAAAAAGAGAAAATGCCACCTGACAAGCCGCCATATTAATTTCATCAGTATTAGTAACGGCGACGAGCATATCGGCATCTTGAGCGCCCGCTTCACGTAATACATCCGGATGACTTGCATGACCGGTAACCACTCGTAAATCGTATTTATCTTGCAGTTCACGCAGTCGCTCGCTGCTTTTATCAACGATAGTAATGTCGTTATTTTCGCCGACTAAATTTTCTGCCAGAGTGCCACCGACTTGGCCTGCCCCAAGAATGATGATTTTCATACTCGTTCTCTTTTATTCATAACAAAGGCAGCGTAACGCTGCCTTTGTTGTCAAAAATTACGCTTGCTTGATGAGCACGGCGTAGTAGAAACCGTCCATATCCTCTTCGCCTGGTAGAATTTGGCGACCAGGATTATCTGTTTCTGAGCCTACTAAGGTGGCATTGTTGGTACGCTGTAGAAATGCTTTCACTTGATCGCGGTTTTCTTGCGTAGTGATAGAGCAGGTCGCGTAAACCAAAGTACCGCCAGGTTTTAACTGTTGCCACATCGCATCGAGGATGTCACTTTGCAGATGAGCAAGTGCTTCGATGTCATTGGCACGACGTAACCATTTGATATCAGGGTGACGACGAATTACACCGGTTGCCGAGCAAGGTGCATCGAGTAGAATACGGTCAAATTGCTCACCTTGCCACCATTTTTGTGGGGTTCTTGCATCACCACAAATAACCGTCGCGTCGAGTTGCAGTCGTTCTAAGTTTTCATCGACACGCTTAAGACGGTATTCATCACTATCAATCGCGACGACTTGTTTAGGATGAGTGCGCTCAAGGATATGAGCAGTTTTACCGCCAGGGGCTGCACAACAATCCAAGATCAACTCACCATCTTGTGGGTCGAGATAATGCAATGCCAATTGCGCCGCTGCATCTTGTACGGATACCCAGCCTTCAGCAAAGCCCGGTAGTGACGTGACATCACATGGACGCTCAAGCTTAAGCGCATCTTCTGCTTGTGAGTGAGGTGTGCTTTCAATATCTTGCTCTAATAACAACGCTTGATATTGATCACGTGTGTGATGCGCACGGTTAACCCGCAACCACATTGGCGCTTTGATATTATTTGCATCCACAATGCTTTGCCAATTTTG
This DNA window, taken from Vibrio palustris, encodes the following:
- the rsmB gene encoding 16S rRNA (cytosine(967)-C(5))-methyltransferase RsmB, which encodes MNVRAAAAQVLFEVVDQGYSLSVALPAAQQNIKPRDHALLQEICFGALRFLPRLESTANALMDKPLKGKQRVFHHLILVGIYQLSFMRIPAHAAVAETVEATGTLRGPRLRGLINAVLRNYQRQQETLDAQAISHDAGRYGHPSWLLSLLKTSYPQNWQSIVDANNIKAPMWLRVNRAHHTRDQYQALLLEQDIESTPHSQAEDALKLERPCDVTSLPGFAEGWVSVQDAAAQLALHYLDPQDGELILDCCAAPGGKTAHILERTHPKQVVAIDSDEYRLKRVDENLERLQLDATVICGDARTPQKWWQGEQFDRILLDAPCSATGVIRRHPDIKWLRRANDIEALAHLQSDILDAMWQQLKPGGTLVYATCSITTQENRDQVKAFLQRTNNATLVGSETDNPGRQILPGEEDMDGFYYAVLIKQA
- the trkA gene encoding Trk system potassium transporter TrkA; amino-acid sequence: MKIIILGAGQVGGTLAENLVGENNDITIVDKSSERLRELQDKYDLRVVTGHASHPDVLREAGAQDADMLVAVTNTDEINMAACQVAFSLFNTPNRVARIRSPQYLSEKEALFQSGAVPVDHLIAPEELVTRYIGRLIQYPGALQVVSFAEEKVSLVAVKAYYGGPLVGNALSALRDHMPHIDTRVAAIFRQGRPIRPQGTTVIEADDEVFFVAASNHIRSIMSELQRLEKPYRRIMIVGGGNIGASLARKLEQTYSVKLIERSYQRAEQLSEELENTIVFCGDAADQELLTEENIEQVDVFIALTNEDETNIMSAMLAKRMGAKKVMVLIQRGAYVDLVQGGVIDVAISPQQATISALLTHVRRADIVNVSSLRRGAAEAIEAVAHGDESTSKVVGRAIGTIKLPPGTTIGAIVRGEEVLIAHDNVVIEQGDHVVMFLVNKKYVPDVEALFQPSPFFL